The window TCAGCTCGGCCTTCTTCTGCTCGGCCTCCTTGAGCAGCGCCTCCGCCTTGCGGACCGCGGCGATGCGCACCTTGCTCGCCTCGCTGCTCGCGTCCGAGACCAGCTCCTTGGCCTTCGCCTCGGCCTCGACGCTCTGCTCGGTGGCCGCGCGCACCAGCTTGTCCACGCGCTCACCGGCCGACTTCATCTGCTCGGCCGACTCCCGGCGGGCCCGCTCGTGCAGCTCCTCGACCTCGCCCTCGACGCGGCCGCGCAGCTCCTCCGCCCGTTCCCTTATGGCGGCCGCGTCCGTGCGCGCGCCGACCAGCAGCTCGTCCGCGTCCGTACGGGCCTTCTCCACCATGGAGTTGCCCTCGACGGTCGCCTCCGAGGTGATCCGCACGGCCTCCTTGCGGGCCGCGTCGACCATCGCGTCCGCCTGCTCCTCGGCCGCCGTCGTCGCGGCGAGGGCCTGCTTCTGCGCGTCGGCCGTGAGCTTCTCGGCTTCCGCCGAGGCCTCTGTGATGAGCCGGTCGACCTGCTCCGCGGCCTCGCTGCGGCGCTTGTTGGCCGCCTCGCGGGCCTCGTCCAGCAGCCGCTCGGACTCCGCGCGGGCCTCGCCGCGGTTGCGCTCCGCCTCGGCCGCCGCCTGCGCCTTGACGCGCTCGGCCTCCGACCGGGTACGGGTCGCGTGCTCCTGGGCGGAGGACAGCGCCTCCGACGCGTCCGCGCGCAGCCGCTCGGCCTCGCCGGCCGCCTCGCCCACCGTCCGCTCGTTGTCCTTGCGGGTCTGCGCGGTGAGCTTCTCCGCCTCGGACACGGCCTCCGCGACGAGCCGGTCCGCCTGCTCGGCCGCCTCGGTGCGCAGCCGGTTCGCCTCGGCGCGCGCCTCGTCCAGCGTCTGCTCGGCGTCGCGCTCGGCGCCCGCCAGCGTCTCGTTCGCCGCGACCGTGACGCGGTCCGCCTCCGCGGTGGCCTCGCCGATGATCCGGCCGCCTTCCGCGCGGGCGTCGTCCAGGACCCGGGCCGCCTCGGCGCGCAGCCGGTCGGCCTCCGCCGCCGCCTCGCCGACGGTGGCCTCGTTGGCCACGCGGGTCTCGTCGATCAGACGGTCGCCCTCGGCACGCGAGTCCACCATGATCCGGGCGGCGTCGCGCTCGGCGCTCGCCAGGGTGTCGGCCGCCTGGGCCTTGAGCCGGGCCGCCGCCGAGGTGACCCGCTCCGCCTCGGCCGTCGCCTCGCCGACGGTGGCCGCGTTCGCGGCGCGGGTCTCCTCCGTGAGCCGGTCCGCCTCCGCCGAGGCCTCGGTGATGAGCCGGTCGATCTGCTCCGCGGCCTCGGTACGCAGCCGGTTGCCCTCGGCGCGTGCCTCGTCCAGGATGCCCGCGGCCTCGATACGGGTGGCCTCGGCGATCTCGGACGCGTCGGTGGTGATCCGCTCGGCCTCGGCCTTCGCCTCGTCGACGGTGGCCGCGTTCGCGGCGCGGGTCTCCTCGGTGAGCCGCTCGGCCTCCGCCGTCGCCTCGGCCGTGATCCGCGCGCCCTCGGCGCGGGAGGCCTCCAGGGACTCCGCCGCCTCGCCGCGGATGCGGTTCGCGTCGTCCCGGGCGTCGGCCCGGGTCCGGGCCGCGTCCCGCTCGGACGCGGCCAGCGCGTCGGTGGCCTCCGTACGCACCCGCTGCGCGTACTCGGCGGTGTCGCTGCGCAGCTGCTCCGCCTCGGCGATCGCCTCGCCGACAGTCCGCTCCGCCAGCGACTTCGCCGCGTCCGTCTCGGCGCGCGCCTCGCTGCGGATCCGGTTGGCGTCCTCGGTGGCCCGCTCCCGTTCCGCGTAGGCGTCGCTGCGGACCCGGCCGGCCTCTTCCTCGGCCTCCGTCCTCGTACGCTCCGCCGCGTGCTCGGCGGCGTTGCGCAGTCCGGCGATCTCCTCCTCGGCCTGCTCGTGCAGCCCGGCCACGGAGTCGCGCACCTGCGTGGCGGTGGCCTCCGCCGCCGCCACGACCTCCGACGCGCGGCGCTCGGCCTCCTCCGTCAGCCAGACCGCCTCGGCCTGCGCCTCCTCGGAGCGCTTGCGGGCCTGCGCCAGCAGTTCCTCGCTCTGCTCGCGGGCCTGGGCCCGCTCGCTCTCCGCCTCGGTCCGCGCCGACGCCAGGGTCTCCTCGGACTCCCGGCGACGCCGGGCGGCCTCCTCCTGAGCGGCGGCCAGCGCCTCCGCGGCCTCCTCGCCGACCCGCTCGGCGGCGGCCTTCGCCTCCGCGCGCAGCCGGTCCGCGGTCTCCTGCGCCTCGGAGCGCACCCGCTCCGCCTCGGCCTCGGCCTCGCCGCGCAGCCGTACGGCGGACTGCTCGGCCTCCGCGCGCACCCGCCCGGTGTCCTGCGCCGCTTCGGTGCGCAGCTGGTCGGCCTCCGTCTCCGCCTGCGCCTGCAGGGTGCGGATCCGCTCCGCCGACTCGGCGCGCAGCCGGTCGTTCTCCTCCGTCGTCTCCCGGCGGATGTTCTCCGCCGCACCACGGGCGTCGCGCAGCGTCTGCTCGGCCGTCGTCAGCCGGCCTTCGGCCTCCGTGTGCAGCCGTACGAGGTCCTCGTCGGCCTCCGCGCGCCGCGCGGCCACGGCCTGCTCGGTCTCCTCGCGCCGGGCGAGGGCCGCGGCGTCAGCCTCGGCCCGTACGGCCTCGGCCTGCTCCTCGGCCTCGGCGCGCAGCCGCTCGGCCTCCGCGCGGGTCCGCTCCAGGGTCTCCTCGGCCTGCTTGCGCAGGGTGCCGGCCCGCTCCACGGCCTCGGCGCGCACCCGCTCGCTCTCGGCGGTCGCCCCGCCGCGCAGCTCGTCCGCGTCCGACTTGGCCTTGCCGAGCAGTTCCTCGGCGGTACGGGCCGCCTCCTCGATCTGCTGGACGGCCTCGCGGCGGGCCTCGCCGCGGATCCGCTCGCCCTCGGCGACGGCCTCGGCACGCAGCTGCTCGGCCTCGCCGCGCAGCCGCCGGGCCTCCTCCTGGAGCTCGACCGTGCGGGCCCGGTACTCCTCGGTGTCGTCCTTCGCGGCGCCCTTGAGCTCGTCGGCCGTGGTCGCCGCCTGCAGGCGCAGCCGGTCGGCCTCGGTCTCGGCCTCGCGGCGGATCCGCTCGGCCTCCTCGGACGCGGCCCGGGTGGTGGCCCGGGCGTCCTCCGAGGCCTTGTTCAGTACGTCCTCGGCGGTGCGGGCGGCCTTCGCCAGCTGGGCCGCCATGTCCTCGGCCGCGGCCGTACGGGCGCTGTCGCCGGCCTCGGAGCGCAGCCGCTCGGCCTCCGCGCGGGCGTCGGCCAGGGCCTGCTCCGCCTCCGCCTTGAGGGCCTCGGCCTCCTTCGTGGCCTCGCCGACCAGCCGGGCGACCTGCTCCTTGGCGGTGCGGGTGCGCTGCTCGTTGACGGATTCCGCCGACGCCAGCTGCCGGGTGGAGCTCTCCTTTGCCTCCGCGAGGAGCTTCTCGGCCTCGGCGCGGGCCTCGCGCAGGGCGGAGTCGGCCTCCTGCACCCGGGATTCGGCCAGCCGGCCGAGATCCAGGGTCTGCTGCCGGGTGTGCTCGGCCTCGGCGGACGTGGTGGAGCGCAGCCGCTCCGCGTGCTCGCTGGCCTCCTGGGCCTGAGAGGAGGCGGCGGTCAGCAGCCGCTCCGCCTCCTTGCGGGCGCGCAGCAGGGTGGACTCGGCCTCCGCACGGGCGGTCTCGGCGTCCGCGGCCATCCGGCGCCGGGTCTCCTCGGCGACCCGGGCGGCTTCGGCGCGGGCGGCGTTCAGGGACTGCTCGGCCTCGGCGCGGGACTCCTCCATCAGCCGGCGCGCCTGGGACTCCGTACGGGCGCGCAGCTGCTCGGCCCAGGCCACGTTCTCGTTGACGTGGGCCTCGACGGTCTGGCGCCGCTCGCCCAGCTCCTGGTCCAGGCGCTGGCGGCGGTTGACGGCCTCGGCGTGCAGCTCGGCCTGCAGGCGCGCCTGGTGCTCGGCGTGCTCCTGGAGGATGCGCTGGGTCTGCGCCCGGGCGTCGCGCAGCTCGCGCTCGGCGTCGGAGCGCATCTGGTCGGCCTGGATCTGGGCATTACGGAGCAGCTGCTCCGCCTGGTAGCCCATGTCCGCGCCGTCGTAGGCGGGGCGGGACGCCAGTGAGCGTCGTACCTCGTGAAGCTTGGCGCGCAGCACCTCGACCTGGTATCCCAGGTCCTCAGCGTGCTGGACGGCCTTCCCGCGCTCCTTCTTCAGCCGCTCCATCTCGGCCTCGAAGCGCGAGAGATGGTCGGCCTCGGCCTGATGGCTCTCCTGGCTTTCGTAGCCCCGCACAGCGCGGTCCCATCCGTCCCCTGGTCGCAAGCTCACTCCCAAATGAGCATCGCTCGCCCGCTGAACGACGCCCCCGGGGGAATGGTGTCAGATACCGGGGCAGGGGTCACAGGCCCCGACCCCGTCTCCGCACCGAACCCCGGCCGAGCCATGGCCACTCTACCGGCCGGGGAATCGGGCCATCAGTGGTCCGTCAGTGCTCGGGGTTCGAGGTGACCAGTTCGGTGAGAACGCCGTGGCAGTCCTTGGGGTGCAGGAAGGTGATCGAGGAGCCCATCGAGCCGGTGCGGGGCTGGTCGTAGAGGACGCGGACGCCCTTGCCGCGGATGGCCTCGGAGTCTCCCTGGACGTCCTCGGTGCCGAAGGCGATGTGGTGGACGCCCTCGCCGTTCTTGGCCAGCCATTTACCCACCGCGGAGTCCTCGCGGGTGGGCTCCAGGAGCTGGAGGTAGGAGGCGCCGCCGTCGGACGTCTCGTTGATCTTCAACATGGCCTCGCGGACACCCTGCTCCTCGTTGACCTCGGAGTGGAACACCTCGAAGCCGTACGTGGCACGGTAGAACTCGACGGTTTTGTCCAGGTCGAAGCAGGCGATCCCGATGTGGTCGATTCTTGTCAGCATGGTGACAGTGCACCGCCGAAGGGGGTGGTCACGCAACGTGCGCGCGATCACACCGGCAGCCCGGTGACCGCTGCGGTACCGCCCAGTACATTCACGTAAACCCTCGTTCACTCCTCATCCAAGGGGCTGTGCCTCATGTCCGGATCGAACAACACCACTTCTGTGATCGTCGCCGGGGCCCGCACGCCCATGGGGCGCCTGCTCGGCTCGCTCAAGTCCTTCTCGGGTGCCGACCTCGGCGGCTTCGCCATCAAGTCCGCGCTGGACCGGGCCGGGATCTCCGGCGACCAGGTGCAGTACGTGATCATGGGCCAGGTGCTGCAGGCCGGCGCGGGCCAGATCCCCGCCCGCCAGGCGGCGGTCAAGGCCGGCATCCCGATGAACGTGCCCGCCCTCACGATCAACAAGGTGTGCCTCTCGGGCCTGGACGCGATCGCGCTGGCGGACCAGCTGATCCGCGCCGGTGAGTTCGACATCGTGGTCGCCGGCGGCCAGGAGTCCATGACCAACGCCCCGCACCTGCTGCCCAAGTCGCGCGAGGGCTTCAAGTACGGCGCCATCGAGATGCTCGACGCGATGGCCTACGACGGCCTCACCGACGCCTTCGAGAACATCGCGATGGGCGAGTCCACCGAGAAGCACAACACCCGCCTGGGCATCGAGCGCGCCCCGCAGGACGAGTTCGCCGCCTCCTCGCACCAGCGGGCCGCGGCCGCGCAGAAGAACGGCGTCTTCGAGGCCGAGATCGTCCCCGTGGAGATCCCGCAGCGCAAGGGCGACCCGGTGATCTTCTCGACCGACGAGGGCATCCGCCCGGAGACCACGGTGGAGTCCCTCGGCAAGCTGCGTCCGGCCTTCGCCAAGGACGGCACCATCACCGCCGGCACCTCCTCCCAGATCAGCGACGGCGCGGCCGCCGTGGTCGTGATGAGCAAGGCGAAGGCCGAGGAGCTCGGCCTGGAGTGGATCGCCGAGATCGGCGCCCACGGCAATGTGGCCGGCCCCGACAACTCGCTCCAGTCGCAGCCGTCCAACGCGATCCTGCACGCCCTGAAGAAGGAGGGCCTGGAGGTCTCCGACCTGGACCTCATCGAGATCAACGAGGCCTTCGCCGCGGTCGCCGTGCAGTCAATGAAGGACCTCGGCGTGACCCCGGAAAAGGTGAACGTCAACGGCGGCGCCATTGCCCTGGGGCACCCGATCGGCATGTCCGGCGCCCGTGTGGTGCTGCACCTGGCGCTGGAGCTCAAGCGCCGCGGCGGCGGCGTCGGCGCGGCCGCGCTGTGCGGCGGCGGCGGCCAGGGCGACGCGCTGATCGTCCGCGTCGCCAAGTAACCGGCGCCAGGCCGCCGGGCCCCGCCACGGGAGCCCGGCGGCCCGCACGGCACGAACCCGTACGAGAACCGAGGAGCGCAGCACGTATGACGGCGGTGGACGTCCCCCAGCTGGTGGCCCAGGCGCGTGAGGGCCGGCCGAGAGCGGTGGCCCGGCTGATCTCGCTGGTCGAGGGGGCGTCCCCGCAGCTGCGCGAGGTGATGGCCGCGCTGGCGCCGCTGACGGGCGGGGCGTACGTGGTGGGGCTGACGGGGTCGCCGGGCGTCGGCAAGTCGACCTCGACCTCGGCGCTCGTGTCCGCGTACCGCAAGGCCGGCAAGCGGGTCGGCGTCCTCGCCGTCGACCCCTCCTCGCCCTTCTCGGGCGGGGCGCTGCTCGGCGACCGGGTGCGGATGTCGGACCACGCCTCGGACCCCGGGGTCTACATCCGCTCCATGGCCACCCGCGGCCACCTGGGCGGGCTGGCCTGGGCCGCGCCGCAGGCGATCCGCGTGCTGGACGCGGCCGGCTGCGAGGTGATCCTCGTCGAGACGGTCGGCGTCGGGCAGTCGGAGGTGGAGATCGCCTCGCAGGCCGACACCTCGGTGGTGCTGCTGGCGCCAGGGATGGGCGACGGGATCCAGGCCGCCAAGGCGGGCATCCTGGAGATCGGCGACGTGTACGTGGTCAACAAGGCGGACCGGGACGGGGCGGACGCGACGGCCCGGGAGCTGAACCACATGCTGGGCCTCGGCGAGGCGCGCGGCCGGGACGACTGGCGGCCGCCGATCGTCAAGACGGTCGCGGCCCGCGCCCAGGGCATCGACGAGCTGGTCGAGGCGCTGGAGAAGCACCGGGCGTGGATGGACGAGCGCGGGGTGCTGGCGCAGCGCCGGGCGGCCCGGGCGGCCCGGGAGGTCGAGACGATCGCGGTGACGGCGCTGCGGGCGCGGATGGCGGACCTGCACGGCGACGCGCACCTGGACGCGCTGGCCGCCAGGGTGGCCGTGGGCGAGCTGGACCCCTACGCGGCCGCGGACGCGCTGCTGGCGACGCTGACGGAGGCCTGAGCCCCTGACGGCCCGGCCCCGGGCCGGGCCGTCAGGGGCGCGTGGGCGGCCCTGACGGGCCCTGACGGCCTCCTGCGGCCCCGGGGCGGCCGCGGGCGGGCCCGCAGCCGCGCAGCCGGGCTGCGGCGCGTGCAGACCCTCCACGGGCTCCGGTCGCCGTGAGATGCCGTCCGCCGTCAGTTGTCGCCGTCCTCGTCGTTCCCGTCACCGTCGTCCGAGCCGGACTGGGTGACCTTGCCCGTGGCGTGGTCCACCTGGGCGTTCCAGGTCTTGCCGTCGGGCGACCGCACCTCGACGTCCCAGGTGTGGGCGTCGCCGTCCTCGTCGTCGTCCCAGCTGACGGACCAGACCTGCCCGGGGTGCGCGGCCAGTGCGGCCTTCATCGCGTCCTCGGCCGTGACCTTGGCGGCGACCAGGGCCTTGTTCTCCGCCGCGTTCTCGTCGGTGTCCCGGTTCTGCTCGGTGACCGTGCCGCTCGCGGAGACCTCGAGCTCGGCGTGCCCCTTGCCGTCCTTGCTGATCACGTCGACGTGCCAGACGTCGCCGTCCTTGTCGAGGGACTCGACGACGCCCGGGTAGTGCTTCAGGGCCGCCGCGGCGGCCCCTTCGGCGGTCACGTCGGCCTGTACGGCGACGGCGGGGACGAGCGTTCTCGCCGTGTCGGCGGTGGCCGCTGCCGCGACCGCCACCGGGCCTCCCGCCATCAGGACGACGGACACGGCCGTGGAGATGCACAGATTGCGCTTCATGGCTGGACCTCCTCGGGCCGGCCAGGGTGCGCACGGTTGCCCGGCGGCGGCCGGCTTCAGGCGAACAGTGCCCATTGTCCGGCCGGCCGCCGTTCGCGGCGCGTCGAGCGCGCCGGCCTCAGATCTTGCCGCGGTTGTCGCGCAGGTGCTCCGCGACCGGGGCGAGCGAGGCGCGCAGCGCCGCCAGGGCGTCCGGCGGCAGCAGGTCGATGAAGTGCTGGCGGACGGACGCCACGTGGTGCGGGGCGACCTTGCGCATCGTCTCCATGCCCTCGTCCGTGAGCACCGCGTACAGACCGCGGCGGTCGGACTCGCAGTTCACCCGGCGGACCAGGCCAGCCGTCTCCATGCGTGTGATCTGGTGCGAGAGCCGGCTCTTGGACTGCAGCGTGGCGGTCGCGAGATCGCTCATGCGCATCCGGTGGTCCTTCGACTCCGAGAGGTTCACGAGGATCTCGTAGTCGTTGTTGGTGAGTCCGAAAGGCTGGAGATCCTTTTCCAGCTGGTGCATCAGCAGTCTGCTGACGTCCAGATGGGTGCGCCAGGCGCACTGTTCGGCGTCGGTCAGCCAGCGCGTGGCCGTCTCGGTCTCCATGGTCTCCATGAATGAACTCTACCTAAGAAGTTGAATTACGTACAAAAAATCTGACATTCGGAGGATCACAGACCGAAACGACGCTGGAGATCACCCAGCTGTCCCGGCATCCGCGGCACGCCCAGCTGCCCCATCGGGCCCTGGCCGGCACCGGGGACGCCCTGCGCGTTGCCCGTCGCCGCGCCGGCGCCGACCGCGCCGATCGCCTGCTCCGCCATCAGCATCTCCGAGGACTGCAGCAGCACCGTCCCCGCACCGACGAACTCGAACTGGTGCTCCTCGCCCGAGCTGCCCCCGATGCCGGTCAGCGAACGCAGTCCGCCCATCACGCCCGTCATGTACTTGTGGTCGTAGTGGTGACACGGCGAGGGGCAGTCCGCCCAGCCCACGAGCGCCTGCGGGTCCACGCGCAGCGGCGGTTCCATGAACACCACCGGACCGTTGGACGCCGCCACGAACTTCCCGGTTCCGATCAACGTCAGGAAACCCGGGACGATCGACTGCTTCAGGGCGAGGGAGGGCTGGTACGCGAGCAGGTTGCCCGACCGGATGGTCAGGTTGCCGTTGTCCAGGTCGTACGAGTTCACGTCGAAGGCCCGGTCGGCCAGCAGCATCTTGCCGGAGCCCTCGGCGACCACCCAGTCGCTGGCGTGCAGGGGGGAGTGGAAGCTGGTGCGCAGCAGCCGGTCGAAGCGGCCGTTGCCGATCCCGTTGAACTCGATCTGCCCGTAGTAGGAGATCATCTTGCCCTTCTGCAGGAACCACTGGCTCCCCTTGAGCTCCACGCAGAAGGTGTACGCGTTCACGTTGTCGTCGGAGGGCAGCGTGTACGGGTCGAAGACCGTCGGGCCGCCCGGTCCGCCGGTCACGGGGCCAAAATTCACAGCTTCTCCTCGGAGGCCTGTACGTACACCGCGCCCTGGCCGGACAGCTCCAGCTGGAACGCCTCGCCCGAGCCGCGGCCCACCATGTCGCGCCAGCCGAGCGCGGTGGACAGCTTGTTGCGCACGTCGCCGTGGTGGGCGACGTACGCCTGCGGGTCCACGTGGATCGGGCGCTGGGGGGTGATCGGCAGCTCGATGACCCCGCCGTGGGCCATCACGGCGACGGAGCCGTGGCCCTTGAGGGTGGTGGTGAAGAGGCCCTGGCCGGTCACCTGGCCGCGGACCATGCCCATGACCCCGCCCTGGGAGCCCATGAACATCGTGCCCTGCTGGAGGCTGCCGTCGAAGGCGAGCAGCCGGTCGGCCTCGACGTAGAGGGTCTCGCCGGTCAGGTTGATGACCTGGATGTGGTGGCCGCCGTGGCCGAACATCACGGTGCCGCTGCCCTCGACCGACATCAGCGGGGTCTGCTCGTTCGCCACCCGGCGCCCGATCATGCCCATGACCCCGCCCTGACCGCCCGTCAGGCTCGGGGTGAAGGAGACGTCGCCGCGGTACGCGAGCATCGCGCCGCGCTGGCTGTACATCTTCTGGCCCGGGACGACCTGGGCCTCGACCATCTTCGAGTTGATCTCGCGGAACGGCATCAGATGTCGCCCCCGACGGTGTTGCGTTCGCTGGGCTGCACGTAGACCAGGCCCTCGCCCTCGAAGCGGATCTGGAACGCCTCGCCCGAGCCCTCGCCGATGAGTGTGCGGAAGTTCACACCGGACTGGAAGGACTGCTGGAGGTTGCCCGTGTGCGCGATGTACGCGCCGGGGTCGACGGAGAGCGGGTACTGGGCGCTCACGCGTAGCACCACCGCCGGCCCGTCGGACATGATCGCGGCCTGGCCCGATCCCTCGACGGTGGTGGTGAACAGGCCGTTGCCGGTCGTCGCTCCCCGAAGGCCGGTGAAGGTGGTACCGGTGCGCAGACCGGCGTCGGTGCACAGCAGGTTGCTGGACTCGACGTAGAGCTTCTCGCCGCGCAGGTTGACCAGGTTGATCTCACTCGCGCGGTCGGCGAAGAAGCAGGTGCCGTGCCCCTGCACTTCCATCACTGTCATCTGTTCGCCGGTCAGCCGGCGGGTCACCATGCCGCGGAGGCCTTCGCCACCGCCGGACATCTTCTTGAAGGCCATCTGCCCGTCGTACGCGACCATGGAGCCGTTCTTCGCTTTCACGGCATCCCCGGTCAGGTCGACGGCCAGCACCTTGCTGCCTTGGAGTCGGAACTGAGCCACGGGGAGACGTTATCGGCAGCGGGCGACCCCGAACAGGGCCCCGTGGCTGATATATGCCACACCCGGGAGATATGGGGGCGATGCCGTCCCCTCTCCCGGCCCGCCGCGGAGGCCGCGGAGGGGGAGGGGCCGGGTCAAGATCCCGTAAAGCGGCTGAGACACTGGAGCCGACCCTGGCCTCCACCCCGAAGGTTCCACGTGGACATCAAGACCGCCTCCGCCCTGCACCGCCTGCGCCTCGTCTCCGTTCCGGAGGCGCTGTCGTTCCCGGCCCTGCTGATCTTCGGCTCGCTGCTGAGCCGGGTCTCGGACATCGACTACCTGATGATGCCGCTCGGCGTCATCCACGGGATCCTGTTCGTCCTGTACGCGGTCTTCCTGCTGGACGTCTGGAACAAGGCGAAGTGGCCCTTCAAGAAGGTCGTGCTGTTCTTCGCGCTCGCGGTCGTGCCCTTCGGGGGGCTCTACGGCGACAAGCTCCTCAAGCGTGACGAGGGCGACAGCGTGATCGCGGCCCGTGCGCGCGAGGCGGCCGGGGCGTGATCGTCGCGTTCTCGGTGACCCCGCTGGGGGTCGGCGAAGAGGTCGGCGAGTACGTCGCCGACGCGGTCCGGGTGGTCCGCGAGTCCGGGCTGCCGAACCGCACCGACGCGATGTTCACGACAGTCGAGGGCGACTGGGACCAGGTCATGGACGTCGTCCGGCGCGCGGTGGCCGCCGTCGAGGAGAGGGCGCCCCGCGTCTCCTTCATCCTGAAGGCCGACATCCGCCCCGGGGTCCACGACGGGATCACCTCCAAGGTCGAGACGGTCGAGCGGCACCTCGCCGAGGGCTGACCCGCCCTCACCCGCCCGGCTTCCACCCGTATTTCCGAAAGCGCCCCCGGCCTCCCGGCCGGGGGCGCTTTCGCGTGCCCCGGGGGATCCGGGGCGTGGCCGGACCGGCCCGGCGGGCGTGGTTTGAGCGATCGCTCAACTTCCCTTAAGGTGCCGTTTGAGCGATCGCTCAACACGTGGAACGGGGGGTGACGATGGGCCTGTACGTCGAGACGGTGATCCGCGCCGGGATGGACGAGCTCTGGGAACGCAGCCAGGACCCTGCGCAGCACCAGCGGTGGGACCTGCGGTTCACCTCCATCGGCTACCTGCCGCGCGCCGAGGGCGAACCCCAGCGGTTCCGGTACGCCACCCGCGTGCTGCCGTTCCTCTCCGTCGACGGGACCGGGATCTCCGCGGGCGAACGGCACCGGGACGACGGAACCCGGGTCTCCGCCCTGCGGTTCGCCTCGGAGCACCCCCTCTCGCTGCTCGCCAAGGGCAGCGGGTACTGGCGCTACGTCCCCGGCCCCGACGGCATCCGCTTCCTCACCGGCTACGACTACCGCCCGCGCTGGGGCCGGTTCGGCGCTCTCGCCGACCGCCTGGTGCTGCGCCCGCTCATGGGCTGGGCCACCGCCTGGTCCTTCGACCGGCTGCGGCTGTGGTGCGAGCGCGGGACCACCCCGGGCCTCGCCCTCGCCCGTGCGATCGGCGAGAGCGCCCTGCGCGCCCTGCTGTGCGCGGCCGCCCTGGTGTACGCGCCGCCGGTGGCCGCCCTGTTCGTCCTGGCCGCCGCCCTGCTGCTGCCCCCGCTGCCCGGTACCCCGGCCGCCCGCCGCTGCCTGCGCACCCCGCCGGGCCGCACCTCCGCCACCGCGCCCCGCCTGCTCAGCACCCTGGAGCCGTCATGACCTCGATCTTCCGGGCCCACATGGGCGCCGACTTCGACCGTCTGCACCCGCAGATCCAGCGCCGCTTCTCGGTCGGGCTGACGAGCGGCGAGGGCTGCATCGGCCGCGGCACCATGGATCGGATCTGGCACGGCCCCGGCTATGTGAAGCCCTTCCTGCGGCTCGGCGGCATGCGCAACATCCTGGTGCCGCGCGAGGGGCGCGACGTCCCCTTCGTCATCGAGAACCTCCCCTACCTCGACTCCTTCGGACGCGAGACCGTCACCTTCGTACGGACCTTCCGGCTGCCCGGCGGACCCCATCGGTTCGACGCCACGATGGTCCACAGCCCCGAGCGCGACTGCGTCCTCGACTACCTCGGCACGCACCAGCACCTCGCCAGCGACCTCCACATGAGCGCCGAGCCCGACGGCTCGCTGCTCATCCGGTC is drawn from Streptomyces sp. NBC_01232 and contains these coding sequences:
- a CDS encoding acetyl-CoA C-acetyltransferase encodes the protein MSGSNNTTSVIVAGARTPMGRLLGSLKSFSGADLGGFAIKSALDRAGISGDQVQYVIMGQVLQAGAGQIPARQAAVKAGIPMNVPALTINKVCLSGLDAIALADQLIRAGEFDIVVAGGQESMTNAPHLLPKSREGFKYGAIEMLDAMAYDGLTDAFENIAMGESTEKHNTRLGIERAPQDEFAASSHQRAAAAQKNGVFEAEIVPVEIPQRKGDPVIFSTDEGIRPETTVESLGKLRPAFAKDGTITAGTSSQISDGAAAVVVMSKAKAEELGLEWIAEIGAHGNVAGPDNSLQSQPSNAILHALKKEGLEVSDLDLIEINEAFAAVAVQSMKDLGVTPEKVNVNGGAIALGHPIGMSGARVVLHLALELKRRGGGVGAAALCGGGGQGDALIVRVAK
- the mce gene encoding methylmalonyl-CoA epimerase, translating into MLTRIDHIGIACFDLDKTVEFYRATYGFEVFHSEVNEEQGVREAMLKINETSDGGASYLQLLEPTREDSAVGKWLAKNGEGVHHIAFGTEDVQGDSEAIRGKGVRVLYDQPRTGSMGSSITFLHPKDCHGVLTELVTSNPEH
- a CDS encoding PepSY domain-containing protein; its protein translation is MKRNLCISTAVSVVLMAGGPVAVAAAATADTARTLVPAVAVQADVTAEGAAAAALKHYPGVVESLDKDGDVWHVDVISKDGKGHAELEVSASGTVTEQNRDTDENAAENKALVAAKVTAEDAMKAALAAHPGQVWSVSWDDDEDGDAHTWDVEVRSPDGKTWNAQVDHATGKVTQSGSDDGDGNDEDGDN
- a CDS encoding MarR family winged helix-turn-helix transcriptional regulator; the encoded protein is METETATRWLTDAEQCAWRTHLDVSRLLMHQLEKDLQPFGLTNNDYEILVNLSESKDHRMRMSDLATATLQSKSRLSHQITRMETAGLVRRVNCESDRRGLYAVLTDEGMETMRKVAPHHVASVRQHFIDLLPPDALAALRASLAPVAEHLRDNRGKI
- the scy gene encoding polarized growth protein Scy, with the protein product MRGYESQESHQAEADHLSRFEAEMERLKKERGKAVQHAEDLGYQVEVLRAKLHEVRRSLASRPAYDGADMGYQAEQLLRNAQIQADQMRSDAERELRDARAQTQRILQEHAEHQARLQAELHAEAVNRRQRLDQELGERRQTVEAHVNENVAWAEQLRARTESQARRLMEESRAEAEQSLNAARAEAARVAEETRRRMAADAETARAEAESTLLRARKEAERLLTAASSQAQEASEHAERLRSTTSAEAEHTRQQTLDLGRLAESRVQEADSALREARAEAEKLLAEAKESSTRQLASAESVNEQRTRTAKEQVARLVGEATKEAEALKAEAEQALADARAEAERLRSEAGDSARTAAAEDMAAQLAKAARTAEDVLNKASEDARATTRAASEEAERIRREAETEADRLRLQAATTADELKGAAKDDTEEYRARTVELQEEARRLRGEAEQLRAEAVAEGERIRGEARREAVQQIEEAARTAEELLGKAKSDADELRGGATAESERVRAEAVERAGTLRKQAEETLERTRAEAERLRAEAEEQAEAVRAEADAAALARREETEQAVAARRAEADEDLVRLHTEAEGRLTTAEQTLRDARGAAENIRRETTEENDRLRAESAERIRTLQAQAETEADQLRTEAAQDTGRVRAEAEQSAVRLRGEAEAEAERVRSEAQETADRLRAEAKAAAERVGEEAAEALAAAQEEAARRRRESEETLASARTEAESERAQAREQSEELLAQARKRSEEAQAEAVWLTEEAERRASEVVAAAEATATQVRDSVAGLHEQAEEEIAGLRNAAEHAAERTRTEAEEEAGRVRSDAYAERERATEDANRIRSEARAETDAAKSLAERTVGEAIAEAEQLRSDTAEYAQRVRTEATDALAASERDAARTRADARDDANRIRGEAAESLEASRAEGARITAEATAEAERLTEETRAANAATVDEAKAEAERITTDASEIAEATRIEAAGILDEARAEGNRLRTEAAEQIDRLITEASAEADRLTEETRAANAATVGEATAEAERVTSAAARLKAQAADTLASAERDAARIMVDSRAEGDRLIDETRVANEATVGEAAAEADRLRAEAARVLDDARAEGGRIIGEATAEADRVTVAANETLAGAERDAEQTLDEARAEANRLRTEAAEQADRLVAEAVSEAEKLTAQTRKDNERTVGEAAGEAERLRADASEALSSAQEHATRTRSEAERVKAQAAAEAERNRGEARAESERLLDEAREAANKRRSEAAEQVDRLITEASAEAEKLTADAQKQALAATTAAEEQADAMVDAARKEAVRITSEATVEGNSMVEKARTDADELLVGARTDAAAIRERAEELRGRVEGEVEELHERARRESAEQMKSAGERVDKLVRAATEQSVEAEAKAKELVSDASSEASKVRIAAVRKAEALLKEAEQKKAELTREAESTLAEAKAEAEQLVDEGRRELEVLVRRREDIQAEISRVQDVLEALESFEAPSGGGKPAVGGQGAGGVKAGATAGSTRSGGRASEG
- the meaB gene encoding methylmalonyl Co-A mutase-associated GTPase MeaB, whose translation is MTAVDVPQLVAQAREGRPRAVARLISLVEGASPQLREVMAALAPLTGGAYVVGLTGSPGVGKSTSTSALVSAYRKAGKRVGVLAVDPSSPFSGGALLGDRVRMSDHASDPGVYIRSMATRGHLGGLAWAAPQAIRVLDAAGCEVILVETVGVGQSEVEIASQADTSVVLLAPGMGDGIQAAKAGILEIGDVYVVNKADRDGADATARELNHMLGLGEARGRDDWRPPIVKTVAARAQGIDELVEALEKHRAWMDERGVLAQRRAARAAREVETIAVTALRARMADLHGDAHLDALAARVAVGELDPYAAADALLATLTEA